GGCAGAACCACCGGCACGAGAACCGGTGTAGGCTCCTGCTTCATATCCGAAGAGTTCACTTTCAAACAGTGATTCAGCAATGGCAGAGCAGTTAAGGGCAACAAACGGGGAATCACAATGGGTTTCCCCGTGGTGAACAAGCCGCGCGATGACCTCTTTACCCGTACCGGTTTCCCCTTCAATAAGAACAGGGACGTCGGGTTCATGGTGAAAAATTGTGGCATCGCGGATTATTTCCTGCATTCGCGATGATCCGGAAATAACTTCTCCAATACCCGATACATTGCGCAGTTGAGAGCGCATCTTTTCTAAATCTTCCTGTAAAGATTCTTTGGCCTCAGCAACCCTTTCTTCCATATTCTGCTTCAGGTCTGTATTTTCAAAAAGCAGAATCTGGTGTTCGGAACTGCGTTCAACCGCAGCTGCAAGCTCCCGTGCATTTATCGGCTTATTCAAGTAGTCATACGCACCGTTTCTCAGCGCTGTAATGGCTGTGTCCATGTCCCCATGACCGGTGATAATTATTACATCACTGCGCTTGCTGGTTTTGCATGCTTTCAGTTCTGCAAGCATAGAAAGGCCGTCCAGTGTCGGCATTTTTATGTCTGTAATAATAAGCGGGTAGTAGCTTTCTTTTGCATGATTCAGCGCTGCTACAGGATCGCTGAATGTGCTTGGCTGATGCCCTAAGTCTGTGAGCACAACGCTCAGACTTTGCAGGCTTGTGGAATTGTCATCAACTATGAGTATTCGCATACAGATCTCTTAAGCAGCCGGAGCCTGTGGAAGTAAAATTTTAATTAATGTCCCGTGGTTATCGGATAACGGGGACTTAGCCGTGATAGTTCCTTCCCAGCTGGTAACAAACGTGTGCACCAGAGCAAGTCCCAGTCCCATATTTTTCCCGGATTCTTTTGTGGTAAAGAAAGGATCAAATATCTTTTCGCCAAGTCCCTTCAGACCGGGGCCGTTATCCCTGATACTGAGTTGGACGTAACCGTCATCTGTTTCGCGGGTAGTAATTGTAATACTGCGCCGTCCCTCTTCATCTTCTAATGCATGAGCAGCGTTCATCACAATATTGATGACAATCTGTTCCAGCTGGATCGGCAACGCGAGTACAGGGGGCAGGTTGTCCTGTAGTTCTTCGTGTATGCTGACATTTCGGGTTTCCAGCTTGCTTTGCAGTAATGTGAGGGATTGCACGACGGCATAGTTCACATCCGATCGCTGAAGCGGGAATGAGCCCTGATGGCGTACAAGTGAGCGCATGTGTGTAATTATGTCTTCAATGGTTCCGGTTTCTCGTAAAATCCACCCAAGACGTTCCTGCAAAATTTCGGTTGGTACGCTGCCACGCTGTTCGACCATTAAATCCAGTCCACTGGCATAAAGGCGCAGTGCCGACAATGGCTGGTTGATTTCATGGGCGATACCGGCAGCAAGAGTGCTCATGGCTTCCAGTTTACGCATCTGCTGGGTGCGCTGAGCTATCTTTTTCTTTTCGGTAATATCTTCCAGAAGAATAATCGCTGACGAAAATAATTTGGTTCGATGCAGCGGACATGCCGTGATCCGGAATGTGGTTTCTGCTCCATCAAGTGCAGTAGAGAATTCACACTCATGCTCTTTTCCATCTGAAATTGTGAGACTTGTGGTTTTGTCGAGCAGGCATTCTCCATCTTCATCGAGCGTCGTGAGAATGGGAGGGCAACTGACAGGGTACGATTCGTTTTGCAACTTAAACCATTTGCGGAACTGCCGGTTTGCTGCCGTAATGTTCCGTTGACCATCCACAACCGCGATTGCCAGCGAAAGGTTGTTGGTGATCAGATGATACTGACGCTCTGTGATGGCGAGCTTTTCTTGAAAACGGGTCAGCTGTGTAATATCAAGCCCCATAAGCAGAATAAGCTGTTCCCCGTCCGTATCGGTGAATGGGTAGCTTAAAAAGCGGTACGAACGTCCAGAACGTGGACTTTTCCATGCAGAAAATGATGGAGAGCCTGTTTCGAATACATCAAACGGTGGCAAATATGGATGCGTTGGTGTGCCGGAAAGTTCTGCATTTCCGGTGAATGCGTAGTAACAGGAGTCCCCTGTTGTTAGCTGCACTTGTTCACGGAACGGTTTGTTGATGTACCGTAACGTAAATTGGGGTGTAACTAATGCTACGAATTCTGGAAGCTTATCAAGTATAGCGAGCAAGTTAAGACGTTGGCGGTCAGATTGTTTTTGCGTCGGGTAGATGTCTGAGCCCAAAGACAGCGTGCTACTTATCTGCTTACTTCCGTCAGCAAGACGCAGCGGGCGTGGATGTACGAGAATTGTTACTCGCTGACCGTATGTGTCGAGAAAAAATAAAGGAAACGAGCTGACTTTTCCTGCCATCTGTAGCTGGATGTGATGAGAAAGCGTTGAGAGGTTCTCCGGCTCAAGGAGTTGCCCTTTAAGGTTTTGAAGAACGTCTTTGCGTTCCCACCCTAATGATGATGAAAAAAAATTTCGTACATAGTCGAGATCGAGACTCTGGTCAGAAGCGCACGTATCGCTTAACTGACGCAACAGGCTGGAAACTGCTTCCGGCAATTGGGAGGTCGAGTATGATAATGTAGCAGTTGGCAGTAGCTGAGCCATGAGGTCTCCCGACTAAGTAATATTAAGAGAGCTTCTCTATATTGCGCGTAATTTCTTTTGTGGTCTTAATGGTGAGTGCTTCGAGCTGCTGCAACTGCTCAATAGGAATTTTCTTTTCATTGGTTATCGCGTTGTGGACTTGTATGAGGGCATTGCCCAAACTATTTGCGCCGATATTAAATGCTGCCGCTGCAAAGGCCTGACTATGCAGTGCTGCATTATCATAGGCGTTTTCCTGTAAAAAGAGTTTCAATCCATACAGACGTTCCGCCACTTCGTCTACAAAGAGAGAGTAGAGCCTGCATATAAGCTCTGTGTCGTCTTCAAGGCGCACTAATGTTCCTTCCACGTCCAGAAGCTGCGTCATGTCTGTTTCTTCAATCTCAGGTTCGGGCTGTGCCGGTAGTTCTTCCGGTTGAAGTACTCGTGCAATCTCACGATAAAATTCAGAAGCATGTATCGGTTTCGCTACATACCCGTTCATACCAGCCTCAATAAATCGTTCTTTATCACCTTTAAGGGCAAATGCTGTTACTGCGATAATCGGTAAATCTGTCGGGGTTTCCGGAATAGTTCCAGAACGGATATGGTGCATAGCTTCCAAGCCGGTAAGGAAAGGGAGCTTGATCTCAGTAATGACTAGATCAATGGATTCGGAGGCAAGCAATTCAAGCAGCTCTGCTCCGTTTGATGTTACATGGCATGTAAAACCTTTCTTCTCCAAGAGCTCAAGAAGCAACTTTTGTCCGACAACATTATTATCGGCAATGGCCACCTGAAGCCCCATAGGGAATTCTGGAATCGGGCCCGGTTCGATTACTTGTTCTTCCGTCTCGCCGTGTTCAAACTGAGCGGTGAAATGGAATGTACTTCCTGCGCCAGCCTTACTTCGCACCCATATCGTTCCATTCATGAGTTCTACAAGGTCACGACAAATGGCAAGCCCCAGTCCTGTTCCACGGATAGGGATTGTCCCTTCTGCAAGTACCTGTTTGTATGGTTCAAAAATGTAGTTTTGCTCTTCTTCTGTAATGCCGACGCCCGTGTCGCGAACAGAGAAGAGAAGCATGCGGTATTTGGGAGCGGGCACATGCTGTTGTTCGGTATAGGTACCCAGTGTTGCAAGGTCAGAGATCTCAAGGGAAATGCTTCCTTGCTCTGTAAATTTGATAGCGTTGGAAAGCAGGTTGGTAATAATTTGCGAGACACGGGTGGGGTCGCCCTTTAAGAGTGTAGGAACAAAGGCAGGAATATCGTAGGTAATGGTAAGGTTTTTCTGGTGAGCTTTCGGTGTCTGTGTGCGAATAATTTTGTTGATAAGTTTTTCAAGATCAAACCGTTTTGGAGTCAGCGACATTTTTCGTGCTTCGATACGGGAGAGGTCGAGGATGTCATTCAAAATATCGAGTAAATTTTCTGCTGAATCCAGCACCGTAGTCATGTATTCTTTCTGGTCTTTGTCCAGCGCTGTCTCTAAGGCGAGGTCTGTCATACCTACAATTCCGTTGAGTGAATTGCGGATTTCATGGCTCATATTTGCAAAAAAGCTGGATTTAGCACTATTTTCCAATTCTGCCTTTTGCCTAGCTTCTGTCAGGCGTGCTTCTTCGGAATGTTTAATAAGCGCAATCTCGATGGCAGAATGGAGTTTTCTTGCATCAAAAGGCTTGAGAATGAACCCATAAGGGTTGGAAGACTTGGCGCGGTCGAAAGTGCCTCTATCTGAATAAGCGGTGAGAAAGACAACTGGAATTGCATACTTAGCGTTGAACAGATGCGCAATAGCAATCCCGTCCATTTCGCCCTTAAGGTTAATATCCATAAGAACTAAATCTGGGGAATGTTTTTCAGCTGCCTGTAGTGCGCTTTCTGCCGTATTGGCAACAGCACAGACACTGTACCCGAGGGTTTCCAGTGTACCTTTAATATCAAGCGCAACAATGCGTTCGTCATCAACCACAAGTATACTTATAGAGGCCATGTCTTTCTCCGCTCTGCCGCACGTGCTGGCATGCGGAAACACGTTTGAGCGCATGCGGCGTATGAGATTTCAAACA
This sequence is a window from Halodesulfovibrio sp. MK-HDV. Protein-coding genes within it:
- a CDS encoding sigma-54 dependent transcriptional regulator, which translates into the protein MRILIVDDNSTSLQSLSVVLTDLGHQPSTFSDPVAALNHAKESYYPLIITDIKMPTLDGLSMLAELKACKTSKRSDVIIITGHGDMDTAITALRNGAYDYLNKPINARELAAAVERSSEHQILLFENTDLKQNMEERVAEAKESLQEDLEKMRSQLRNVSGIGEVISGSSRMQEIIRDATIFHHEPDVPVLIEGETGTGKEVIARLVHHGETHCDSPFVALNCSAIAESLFESELFGYEAGAYTGSRAGGSAGKLELAGNGTLFLDEIAEMPLNLQPKLLRVLEERTFYRVGGLQKKHFAARIIGAGNKNIELMVEEGLFRRDLYHRLTVGHLRLPPLRERQNDITEMASLFLRKQVKRKGKRFASIAPETHTLLRDYPWPGNVRELENTIERAVLIHDDIVLRPEHLEFITSSYAARAVQEISSSLPSAPHLPSIDIASSTIILPDTPFKLEDVTQSVIRKALSKFDGNKTKAAEYLGISRYALYRKIS
- a CDS encoding ATP-binding protein, whose translation is MAQLLPTATLSYSTSQLPEAVSSLLRQLSDTCASDQSLDLDYVRNFFSSSLGWERKDVLQNLKGQLLEPENLSTLSHHIQLQMAGKVSSFPLFFLDTYGQRVTILVHPRPLRLADGSKQISSTLSLGSDIYPTQKQSDRQRLNLLAILDKLPEFVALVTPQFTLRYINKPFREQVQLTTGDSCYYAFTGNAELSGTPTHPYLPPFDVFETGSPSFSAWKSPRSGRSYRFLSYPFTDTDGEQLILLMGLDITQLTRFQEKLAITERQYHLITNNLSLAIAVVDGQRNITAANRQFRKWFKLQNESYPVSCPPILTTLDEDGECLLDKTTSLTISDGKEHECEFSTALDGAETTFRITACPLHRTKLFSSAIILLEDITEKKKIAQRTQQMRKLEAMSTLAAGIAHEINQPLSALRLYASGLDLMVEQRGSVPTEILQERLGWILRETGTIEDIITHMRSLVRHQGSFPLQRSDVNYAVVQSLTLLQSKLETRNVSIHEELQDNLPPVLALPIQLEQIVINIVMNAAHALEDEEGRRSITITTRETDDGYVQLSIRDNGPGLKGLGEKIFDPFFTTKESGKNMGLGLALVHTFVTSWEGTITAKSPLSDNHGTLIKILLPQAPAA
- a CDS encoding response regulator is translated as MASISILVVDDERIVALDIKGTLETLGYSVCAVANTAESALQAAEKHSPDLVLMDINLKGEMDGIAIAHLFNAKYAIPVVFLTAYSDRGTFDRAKSSNPYGFILKPFDARKLHSAIEIALIKHSEEARLTEARQKAELENSAKSSFFANMSHEIRNSLNGIVGMTDLALETALDKDQKEYMTTVLDSAENLLDILNDILDLSRIEARKMSLTPKRFDLEKLINKIIRTQTPKAHQKNLTITYDIPAFVPTLLKGDPTRVSQIITNLLSNAIKFTEQGSISLEISDLATLGTYTEQQHVPAPKYRMLLFSVRDTGVGITEEEQNYIFEPYKQVLAEGTIPIRGTGLGLAICRDLVELMNGTIWVRSKAGAGSTFHFTAQFEHGETEEQVIEPGPIPEFPMGLQVAIADNNVVGQKLLLELLEKKGFTCHVTSNGAELLELLASESIDLVITEIKLPFLTGLEAMHHIRSGTIPETPTDLPIIAVTAFALKGDKERFIEAGMNGYVAKPIHASEFYREIARVLQPEELPAQPEPEIEETDMTQLLDVEGTLVRLEDDTELICRLYSLFVDEVAERLYGLKLFLQENAYDNAALHSQAFAAAAFNIGANSLGNALIQVHNAITNEKKIPIEQLQQLEALTIKTTKEITRNIEKLS